The genome window atatttaaagaagaacattttctggaaggcattaaactttggtgaaaatcatgaaaaacgctggcgctggctggcaactttttttaaaaacgctggcggtgaaagagttaaggggtACAAAAAAGGATTATGTTTGGATGTATCTGTAACGCATCTGCCTTTCATTGCTTATTGATTTGAAGATTGTATAGAAAGGAATTGTTTGCGAAATGTTCTGTTACATCTACATTAAATCATTACATTAAATGTCAACTTTAATAATTAATACTTTactgtacattcacacggggcgaaagcgttaacgcttgacggaaggcttgtctgaagcatggccaacagccaatcacagtgtccgcaacacatgctccggtcttgcataaatgtaattggtTGGCTCTCACAAGGTTATTTGCATGAAGCAATCTGATTGCCTGACGCACACGTTGGCGCTTGAAAAGTTCAGAAATGTTCAAAAATCGGGGGCTCGTCccggatttgaacccgggacctctcacACCCAAAGTGAGAACTTTTCCTAGACATTTTGAAATTACTGTAACTCATGTCTCTGCAGACATCAAAGAACATTTCCACCTGTCACAACTAGGTGGCAGTCGAAATTCTGCTAAAAATACAGCAGCCTTTCAGTCTAATACACAAAGACCTTTATAAGATCCataattcagttcggcaacgcatgacgtcacgTCAAGCATTAAAAGTATGCCCTGTGTGAATGTACAGTTATTATAATACAAGATGAACCAATACGTGACTCGATACTTACCAACCATGTGTTTCCGGACATGGGCCATCGTATAAAACTTCTTTTCACAGATTTCACATGAGAACTTCTTTTCTGCATATCCGTGGACAATCTTGTTGTGTTCGTGTAAGGACCACAGCTTTTTAAAAGCTTTTCCACAGGTCACACACTACAAAAATCAGAGGATGTGACTGAAGTGCATTAGACTAAACATTTCTCCCTCAGGGGTacacagaaaacaaaacagGAACTACCAAGTGCACTACCAAGAACTGCTTATAATTTCATTACGGTAAGTGCGCATTTAAACTACAAACATTGTATTAACTATAAGAAATcatattcatttttaatataaatcaaaaatattaaaaaattaatataactAGCTGAATATACATCAAACCAGGTGTGATTTCCATATGTATTTTTACTGTACCAGGTCATGATgcaataaaacattatttggtTGAGACCCAGTTTTTCAGACTTTCAGCTGGACATGTCTTGGCATCATATAGcacattttttcttaaattgtaTATTGGCTTTGTTTAATGATCGCATGCATGCACATAACAAGACAGTGCACGGTTACATGTACCTGTATGCTTTTCTCACAGTTGGTCTGATGGTGCAGCAGCAGCTCGCTCTCCAGTAAAAAACGCTTGCCGCATTTATTGCAGATCTGCATGCGGTTGTGAGTCACATTCACGTGCTTCTCCAAGTACCAGCGGTTGTTGAAAACGCGAGGGCATTTCTTACAGGAAAAATGCTGCTTTTCTTCAAGTTTCACCTTTTGACCCAAACTCTCCTGCTCTCTCCTCCTCTTCCCCTCCTCGCGGTCTGCTAGCACACTGCTGATTAGCGTCTTTCTCATGGTGATGGTTGCTTTCATGCCTGTCGGTAATCTTGAAGCATGTCGAGGTCTTTCCATGCTGGCGTGTCCCATCTCTGGAATGTTGAGGTTGTTTTCATCCTCGTCTTCTTCATCGCTACGGTTTTCCATTTCTTCATTTTCATGGTCAtactcttcttcttcttcctcagCAGCATCTTCATTATCATCTTGTTCCTTACCCTCCTCCATTCCAGGAACATTGCCGTGATGGAGCGCTGTGGTGCTTGATGTGATGCCTTTGCCATCGGATCCCTTAGAAACATTTAAAGTCTGGTTGTTAAGATTGACCTCCACAATTATTTGTTCTCTGCTAAAGGACACAGAACAGTCCTGAAGTCCTGCTTCACTGAAGTGAGGGTTGGGGTGGTGTGCCTGGACATTAGATGAATGCGTCGGGGACACTGAAAAGTGTGCTGTCTTACTGACCTCACTGTCGTCTACAACCAGTGAGAAAGTGCCATTTCCTTGCTGTGTGTACATCTCTTTCATTTTGATCTCTCTGTATGTGTCATTGAACGAAACATTGGCTTGTTCCTCCGATTCAGTCATTTCTGGGTCGAGCGACTGGCTTCCGAGTAGTTTGTGACAGGAACTATCCAGATCACTCATTTGGAGAATGATGGTTGCTTGGAGGACCTCAAACTTAGTGTCACAACTCACCAGAAGCCTGGAAGTAACGATGTTGGTTATCTTCTTTAAGCCTTGGCAAAAGACAGGTTTATGTGGCATAACTTTCTGTTTTGGGAGAGGAGGGCCTGGTAAAAGGTGATATGAGAAGCCAGCACACCCTTGTTGGTGAGAAATACACAGAGGGACTCCAGAAAAAGGTCCACGTTGCACTGGTGAGGCTGGTAGAGATGATGTCCATTCAGCTTGTCCATTAAATGCGTAAATTAAAGTGTTGCATTCTCCACCACAGAAAACTCAGAGGTGTGTCAGCAATTGTCTCCACTATGAGCTTGAGCTGGCACacaaaagaaattaaaaaagcatattaatcttaaaataattagAAAATATCTACGAATATAATCTTAATGACTGGATGATTATGAAGCAATAAGgtcattttttatttgggagGTTTTGCTGTCGCTGGAGGAAGCCAGTGCTGTCCCCCGACTGGAGTAACATTAAATAAGTACTGGATACGTtaacaaaaatgacatttaattCATATGAAAGAGACGCGCATCTGtgtctaaaataaaacagacaggagAACAAGTGATTGATGTTAGGACgtctcattacatttacatgacgtTTACATTAGGCATTAAAGCGTGAAGATTTGTCATTACAAGCATAATATTCTTTATATGTTAAGAAAAAAAGAGTAGGCTAcaataatgtataatataatgtatataataataatatagatcatgtataagtatataatacagaaaatataataatataaaatataatcatgtaaattttatatatcaacattattataaacattataattatagcctAGTATTTGATAATGTATGGGATTATTGCGTATGAGTGGTTTtaggttttcttgaatttagaaGACATTTGATACgaatgtttttgttgaatcacgaTTTGTTCGTGAAAACATCCGTATGCACATCTCACGCacaaatttattatttattgatagggctgggcaaaaaaaaatcgattttccgattaatcgtttttttttttatgtggacgattcagaattgattctcaaagagcagaatcaatttttttctttcatatttatttctgcaaacattgaacgaaaaattaacgttaatcgaattactagtcttcttcactagatgtcaccctattttttgctttgcgcgaggttaccaaggagcgagaggcaagcctgtcattcattaattcagtgcttaaaatggcggtttcaggtgcttcatcaattttaataattaattacccacttgaaacctgctgttcactgttctttttattagtatagtatttgtatttaatctatatttattgagttgaatcgagaatcgagtataaaaactgccccgagaaccggaatcgaaaattgaatcgagaatcgaaatcgaatcgatttgacagcttgtgaatcgaaattgaatcgatctggaaaatctAAATCGATACCGAGCCCTACTTATTGAGTGAGACCCAATGTTTGTATAAAGGCAATAGGCTGAAATTTTGGTAGTCTGATAATAATTTCAAAACTCTTTTGAgaataattttgagaataaaTATATTTAGAGATAATTTTAGCTCCACCACCCAACCCATAAAATACCTAATTTTACTTTAAAGCTCCCTTTCTTACCGTGTTTTTGAagttttgattgtgtttacagtgtgcaatataacatgggttcatgtttcatgtgtaaaaaagcACAGTTTTTCTTTacataatttacttatctgtataatttacttatctgttttcactgtcctaaaaacgggttGATGTCTTCCTtattctatgaagtccctcgtaacgagttctgattgtgtagtttgtttagtgttgtgattcgatagcagcttagcttgccgttagctttgctggcgactgacgtattcctgtgggcggagtttagtcaaaaactgtcctagtgatgtcattaaagcaggaaatataTGGCTGTAGTCTAAACCGaccattcgctgtaggctttgaaaggggaattctgttttagaaaatatatcgcctggtagtgaactttgagctttatcattttacagatattatttatgctattatacacactaactagggtttaaaaaatgggatcagaaagaacgtgacctttaacatttatgcatttagcagacagTTTTATCCAAAGAGACCTACAGTGAAATCaagctttacatttattttatcagtatgtgttttcctgggatcgaacccatgacctttgcattgcaaATGCAATGCTTGACCAATCAAACATAATTAAGAGATGCTTACTGCAGATAGCTTTCCCCTTCTGCTCTCAAGGTTAGTTTATTTTAGATCAGGAAGGACAAGGTTTCGATCTGGACAGCATCTCTTTAAAAACTCCAGGAGGAAAAggcaagagagggagagagataaAGAGTCGAAGAACTAACTGCAAGCAGAAGGATTTTGCATTCCCTATCCTGTCAGTGGTTTACCAGCTAGCAAATTCCCAACAATAACAAATAACTTTAACCAAACCTGTTAGAAACAGGTTCTCTTTGGGGTTTATAAAGCAAAGCTTTTTGTTCAGCAGAAACTGTTTGTGCTGTATTGCAATACGAGGTGACTCAGGGCTGCTGGCCAGGCCGGCTGGTATGCACTTGGCCGAGGACGCAAACCTAAGCGCCAGAACGGTGGGGGAAATGAGATCTACCCTGAGTTGACTTTCACTTCTGTGAAATTGTCTGCTCTCTTTACTGCACTCTTTTAAACACCTCCCTGTTTCAGCAGCTGTCTCCAGagagaaaacatttaaaatgctgGTTTCTCCTTTCAAAAATAGCTGTGATGAaattttttaaacgttttaaccCAACAGATTTCCCAGTAGGCTCTATTTGTCCTTATATCCAATGAAAATATTTAAGATTATCTAGTGGAAACTCAGTGGAATTGAAATGAAAACACAGGAAAATCTTACACGGCTCTCTAAAATGctagattctgattggtcaatcgCAACATTCCAAGGTTCATTTTTTCCATTTAACTACAGTTCAAAACTTATATCACACggtaacccggatgctgcaaatcattttgacaggtacaatttaatatatatatataaataacacatctggcattatatttacaaatgattaaaccaaatagtgtgtttgtgacatttgaacatCTCATCTTAAACCAAAAGTAAATGTGTTTTCCTCACAGAAGGTCTGTATtcattaaaaatgagcaaataaaatattataaatcaatatttaatgcttCTTACCTTACTTAAGAGGTAAATAGCCGTTTAATAGAtaaggataatgtacaggcggccggttgttatcgcagaaaagtcccttcagtgtgatacaataCCCTCCGCTTTGCATCTTGATCGTCTTGATGGGCATATTTTTGCAATTCcaacctgctgcctatacattatccattacttaataataataataataatttgttacatttatatagcacttttctgCTGACCTCAAATGTTAATGTATCAACCAGAGTGTCATGCTCTTTATTTATAGATATATAGTTCACCAAAAAGCGATTATTCATGCACATTTACTTTTACAGCTCGACAGCACCTGGTCACCATATATGGTTATATTGTTGGCTGGAAAGACGTGTTTCGATATTCTTAAGAAATTTTTACTGTTGGAGTCCACAGAAGAATATCAATGTACAGGTTTCACAGTATAGAGTTTAATGGATGACTCTGAATGTCTGAGAATGTAGATCATTTCTCAGTGAGCCCCATAACAATACAGCCACTGTGAAGACCACTGACCAAACTCTCGACATTTTTTGATTGATTGCACGATTTCAACAACCCTACAGGACTTCATACCACAAAGCAAACTCAACAGACCACAGTAACAAGCCACAGGAATTTGGTGAGCGATACAGATAATAAACTCCTTCAGAAATTTTGGAACAAAATGCATTACTTGCTGGTAAAATGACTTAAAATATTCCAGAAACATCTTCATATGTTGGCGGGAGATACTGCACTCAACACGCCCACATTTAGGGAATTTAGCTttttcaccgtatcccccagagttagataagtccatgcATACcttttctcatctccgtgcatgccgtaactctgtctgacgcagcccacgcttagcacaaagactggaagtgaatggctccagctagcattctgctcccaataagtgacaaaataacgctgacattttcctatttatgtgttgtgatttgtatagtcacaccgtgtacaaataacaaagtcatatgagacacagccatcttttaacagtatacatactggggaCTATATCCGCAGAAggtgaagcactgctacttgggcggagtgatttgctcgcagcacccgaaAAGCCCCCTGGTGAgaagcagagagttcggtcagagttgtgcaaatcactccgcccaagtagcagtgcttcgcttTCTGTGGATATAGTCCCCAGTATGTATAATGTTAAAAGATGGCcatgtctcatatcaccttgttatctaactctgggggatacggtgaataagctaaattcccaaaatgtgggcgtttttatgatattatcctactctacacagggaataatatggattctTTTCCataaaacttcttgcataaaatagattcaagcactttcaatgatctgtatctttgtatgtatattttcaaaaacttcccaggtcCTTGAATTTTTCCGACCAGATTCagaaactttcaaggatttcaaggacccgtgggaaccctgagcTACAAGTTAATCTACAAACAAGTTGGGGAAAGGGCAACATCTCTACTTCACCTTACAGTGTCTGCATGTCTTTGGACTGTAGGAGGAAAGCAGAATGCTTACCATAAACCTAAACATTTTAGGGAATCTCACAACCCTGTGGCAAAAAATCAAGCCCCGTGTTACCATAAAGGCCAAAGCAGAAGGAAAGGGAAAACATTGCTGTACGACAAAAAAGCTAACTTAGCAAACCTGTGAGTCGGTGAGATTTATAAAAGAGCTCGGGACTGAAAACTTGAACGATTCCCTCAAGAATCAAAGCAAGCCGCACGCTAGCCGGGATCTCTCATTATTCACTGTAAATCACTTTCCTCCAACATGTCTTGTAAACATAAAGAAACAGCTTTATAGTttacattataacaacataagcATGAGTAAATAACTGAATTTTAATGTTTCAGTCAACATTTCTTTTCTGCATTTTGAGTGATGCACCTCTTAAACCAACCGGACACTTTTAACCTTTGGCTAAACTTCTTAAGACTTTCACCCACTTTGTATTAATGAAAAACAAGCATTATCATGGAAATCTAATCAGGGTGCAATTAAAAAGACGGGAGACTAATCACAGTCCTCTGGATTCATCCGCTTCCTGTGCTGCCAGCCTAAAGGGGAAGtttcacagtgcattaaaatGCAGACACACAGCTATCTGCCACTGTTTCCTCATCAATCATACAGAAGACAAGCAATGACTTAGCATCAGGATTATCTCTGTCCCAGACAATATGCACTGTCAGGAATGACCTGTATTTTCAACAACAATCTGtgtgattttgttttaaaaacacatactgtatgctaacacctatttatattttaatgtggTTAATCTTTAACATACAATGAAATGTTTATATAAGGTTTATTTGTATGTATCATTTTACTGAATGTTATTGAAAATAAGGCAGCAACAATTGAAGTCCTGTGGATCGCTTGTCCCCTGAGATGAGCCTCCATCCAAGGTGAAGAAGCAGCCTTCAGAGGACATGAGTGACGTTGAAAACAGATGCTCTGGGTGTCTCTGTATGTGTTGGGTACTGCATGATGCCCCCATCCTTCCCAATCTGATCACACATTCAGTCCTGACCTTGACATAGACAGACACTTACAGCCCTCACAGAAACACAAAGATGACTTACAGCCTTTGTGTGGGAGTTTGCAGTGCTGTACATTAGCAAGCCATTTTCTTAAACgttcacatttttattaaatgatGATAAATGAAGCTGACTAAGCTATTACTTTTGAAACATTTATCCATTGTAAGTGCACCAATAtctgttttttttgtattggtgtctttgtgtttgttaattgtgtcatttttttttactgcctATCTTGACCAGGACTCCTTGGTAGAAGATATATTTTATCTCAATGTGACCTTCATggttaattaaataaaaaaggggCAGTCATGACCTTATAGTTATAAAATTGGTGTTGtaaccttaaaggaatagtccattttcttaaaagaaaaatccagattatttactcaccaccatgtcatccaaaatgttgatgtctttctttgttcagtccagaagaaattatgttttttgaggaaaacattgcaggatttttctcattttaatggactttaatagagcccaacacttaatacttaactcaacacataacagtttttttcaacagagtttcaaaggactctaaacaatcccaaacgaggcataagggttattttgacaataaaaataacaaatatacacttttaaaccacaactttttgtctaggtccggtccagcgcgacctaacgtaaatgcgtagtgacgtagggaggtcacgtgttacatatataaaacgcacatttggggacccttgtaaacaataaactgacacaaagacattaattagtatcattccacatacaacaacgtcggaacggtcctcttttgacacacttgtaaacactggggcggagttttgcgttcgtcctctgtgacctcttgacgtgatgacgtattgcgtgaggtcacgctgacgctttcaggacgggatctagacgagaagttgtggtttaaaagtgtatttgttatttttcttgtcaaaaatgacaatcgttttgctagataagacccttatgcctcgctTGCGATCAttaagagtcctttgaaactcagttgaaaaaaactgttaagtgttgagttaagtgttaattgttggtgtctattaaagtccattaaaatgagaaaaatcctgcaatgttttcctcaaaaaacataatttcttctgtactgaacaaagaaagacatcaacattttggatgacatggtggtgagtaaattatctggatttttcttttaagaaaatggaatattcctttaaggtggCTGGTTTGAGTCTCACGTATGGCAGACTAATCCTGAGGTGCCCTTAAAGGggtagttcggccaaaaatgatattaaacccatgatttactcaccccgaagacatccgagatgcatatgtccatcattttttagacaaacacattttcttgaaggatgtggaccccgtaacttcacatttaattaactgaaagatctaaaacattttctaaaatatctgaaaatgtgtttgtctgaaaaacaatggacatatgcatgctcgggggtgagtaaatcatgggtttaatatcatttttggccgaactatccctttaaggtgcTGTTTTTCCGAATTGCTCCCCAGGGGCTGCAGTGATAGCTGTCCACATCTCTGTGTATGTGAGGTCACTACTTACTGAGATCGGTTAAAAGCAGAGGTCACACTTCGAGTATGGGCTACCATACTTGACAATCACGTTACGTCATCAatcacatacatttttaaaataaaaactaatgtAAACACAATCTTTTACAAACTGATGGATGAGGCTACATTATTTTCAGTGGTAACAGCATTTaacatttcattaaaatgtCTATCAGAAACAAGCATGGATTTTCTCATCCATTCAGAGCTATAACAAGACAGCTGATAACTAAACACTGACACAAACCAGAGCATTACGTTCACTGTGAAAACCTCCTAAACTATTAACACGTCTCATTACACATGTCAGTTCGAATTAAAGGGCTGTTTAGCGCTGCTCAGATCAGCCATCTGAATAGTGCTGAATGATATAGTAAGTAATGTTTAATACTGAGCATTTCCATATGGAAAATCTTTCCACATCTGTCACAGCTGGAGCTCCGCTTCAATTCACAATTGTCTGACATAGTTTATTTTATGAAGTGCTTTGAAAGCTTAACCAAGCAAAAAAAGCTTTAGTAGCGTTACTTGGATGCCGAGGGGCATTTGGATATTTGTGGTGGGCAAGGGCAACTAAAGTCAATATTAGAAGAATAACATTTAACCTTGAAATATATATGGTTTTGCCATTTAATACttgaacatttaatttttttatatatattagcGACAAGAGTCCCAGGTTTGAATACCACaatgtttaattttatatttgtgaccctggaccacaaaaccagtcatgc of Paramisgurnus dabryanus chromosome 22, PD_genome_1.1, whole genome shotgun sequence contains these proteins:
- the zbtb47b gene encoding zinc finger and BTB domain-containing protein 47, with amino-acid sequence MPHKPVFCQGLKKITNIVTSRLLVSCDTKFEVLQATIILQMSDLDSSCHKLLGSQSLDPEMTESEEQANVSFNDTYREIKMKEMYTQQGNGTFSLVVDDSEVSKTAHFSVSPTHSSNVQAHHPNPHFSEAGLQDCSVSFSREQIIVEVNLNNQTLNVSKGSDGKGITSSTTALHHGNVPGMEEGKEQDDNEDAAEEEEEEYDHENEEMENRSDEEDEDENNLNIPEMGHASMERPRHASRLPTGMKATITMRKTLISSVLADREEGKRRREQESLGQKVKLEEKQHFSCKKCPRVFNNRWYLEKHVNVTHNRMQICNKCGKRFLLESELLLHHQTNCEKSIQCVTCGKAFKKLWSLHEHNKIVHGYAEKKFSCEICEKKFYTMAHVRKHMVAHTKDMPFTCETCGKSFKRSMSLKVHSLQHSGEKPFKCENCSERFQYKYQLRSHMSIHIGHKQFMCQWCGKDFNMKQYFDEHMKTHTGEKPYICEVCGKSFTSRPNMKRHRRTHTGEKPYPCDVCGQRFRFSNMLKAHKEKCFQVSNPMVPDPISLGLDPTSTDLDTPANQIPSQRLTPPSEASSLYQVKSLSLPFGQIPS